From Halodesulfovibrio aestuarii DSM 17919 = ATCC 29578, the proteins below share one genomic window:
- the rpsP gene encoding 30S ribosomal protein S16: MAVKLRLTRMGNKKRAFYRVVAANNQSRRDGRPLEYLGYYNPMVEPAEIKLDMEKIEKWIAEGAEPTATVRGLIKKAK, translated from the coding sequence ATGGCCGTTAAGTTGAGACTGACCCGTATGGGCAACAAGAAGCGTGCATTTTACCGCGTGGTGGCTGCTAACAACCAGAGCCGTCGCGACGGACGTCCTCTTGAGTACCTCGGTTACTATAACCCTATGGTAGAACCAGCTGAAATCAAGCTCGACATGGAAAAGATTGAGAAATGGATTGCTGAAGGTGCTGAACCGACTGCAACCGTTCGTGGTCTTATCAAGAAAGCTAAGTAG
- a CDS encoding KH domain-containing protein, whose protein sequence is MLKDLVEYIAKSLVDNPDDVVVTEVEGEQTSVLELKVAKEDLGKVIGKQGRTARAMRTILGAASTKAKKRSVLEILE, encoded by the coding sequence GTGTTGAAAGATCTAGTTGAGTATATCGCTAAGTCACTGGTGGACAACCCTGACGATGTTGTCGTTACTGAAGTTGAAGGTGAACAGACATCTGTACTTGAACTCAAGGTTGCAAAAGAAGACCTTGGCAAGGTAATCGGTAAACAAGGCCGCACTGCCCGGGCAATGCGTACCATCCTCGGCGCCGCCTCCACAAAAGCCAAGAAACGTTCTGTCTTGGAAATCCTTGAATAG